A window of Patescibacteria group bacterium contains these coding sequences:
- a CDS encoding CCA tRNA nucleotidyltransferase codes for MGWIGLMPYDPTDAARRLRSLLDRDPALAFTKAFLRDHPGADLYLVGGALRDALLGRDAKDVDLVARGRARGELERWLRSRGAVELVGETFGVYKFLPHGISPKERPFVDVALPRREHASAGSLGGYRDFDLQVDPMLPIEADLARRDFTVNAMAYDLRRGTIVDPWHGQSDLRLGVIRAVGVPGERFLEDLSRLLRAIRFAAELGFDIEDATRLALHEAAPNINDVRETDGVRHFVVPRETVGSELAKAFVAHAFVAADLLQKSGLMRELLPEAEASFSGDARFFEPLRALPAGRLTAALALLMRAVPAATVIPALKRVGLDTLPSGSPLRAHLDDVAWIVTRIQQGAPDPATMRPGLFERTFMNGHAKNYVLVLKALGNDAVVAAAEMRAQELRRAWGVTEDERIPALVSGDDAIAAGLAPGPRVRLALDAVRDAQLEGTVMTRTRALKWLKEHLGTAY; via the coding sequence ATGGGGTGGATAGGTCTTATGCCGTACGATCCCACCGACGCGGCGCGTCGCCTGCGGTCCCTGCTTGATCGGGACCCGGCGTTGGCGTTCACCAAGGCGTTCCTGCGCGATCATCCGGGTGCGGACCTGTACCTGGTGGGCGGCGCCCTGCGTGACGCCTTGCTCGGGCGCGACGCGAAGGACGTGGACCTGGTGGCGCGCGGACGCGCGCGCGGCGAACTCGAGCGTTGGCTGCGATCGCGCGGCGCGGTCGAGCTCGTGGGCGAGACGTTCGGCGTGTACAAGTTCCTCCCGCACGGGATCTCGCCGAAGGAGCGGCCGTTCGTGGACGTCGCCCTGCCCCGCCGGGAGCACGCGAGCGCCGGGAGCCTTGGCGGCTATCGCGATTTCGACCTGCAGGTGGATCCGATGCTTCCCATCGAGGCGGATCTCGCCCGGCGCGACTTCACGGTAAACGCCATGGCGTACGACCTGCGCCGCGGCACGATCGTGGACCCCTGGCATGGGCAGAGCGACCTGCGCCTGGGGGTGATCCGCGCCGTCGGCGTGCCCGGCGAACGCTTCCTGGAAGACCTTTCCCGCCTCCTGCGCGCCATCCGTTTCGCCGCGGAGCTCGGGTTCGACATCGAGGATGCCACCCGACTCGCCCTGCATGAAGCCGCGCCCAACATCAACGACGTCCGCGAAACGGATGGGGTCCGGCATTTCGTCGTGCCGCGCGAGACGGTGGGAAGCGAGCTGGCCAAGGCGTTCGTCGCGCACGCGTTCGTCGCCGCCGACCTCCTGCAAAAAAGCGGCCTCATGCGCGAGCTCCTCCCGGAGGCGGAAGCGTCCTTTTCGGGCGATGCGCGCTTCTTTGAGCCGCTGCGCGCGCTTCCCGCAGGCCGCCTCACGGCCGCGCTCGCGCTCCTCATGCGCGCCGTTCCCGCCGCCACGGTCATCCCGGCGCTCAAACGCGTCGGTTTGGACACCCTTCCCTCCGGGAGCCCCCTGCGCGCGCATCTCGATGACGTGGCATGGATCGTCACGCGCATCCAGCAAGGCGCCCCGGATCCCGCCACGATGCGCCCGGGCCTGTTCGAACGAACCTTCATGAACGGGCATGCGAAGAACTATGTCCTCGTGCTGAAGGCGCTCGGCAACGACGCGGTCGTCGCGGCTGCTGAAATGCGGGCGCAGGAGCTGCGCCGCGCCTGGGGAGTCACCGAAGACGAACGGATCCCCGCGCTCGTGTCCGGCGACGACGCGATTGCCGCCGGCCTCGCGCCAGGGCCCCGCGTGCGCCTCGCCCTCGACGCCGTGCGCGACGCGCAGCTCGAAGGCACGGTGATGACCCGCACGCGCGCGCTCAAGTGGCTCAAGGAACACCTGGGGACGGCGTACTGA
- the aspS gene encoding aspartate--tRNA(Asn) ligase, which translates to MERTLVGDLPKADGQTVRVKGWVQTIRDQKRMQFVIVRDHSGIVQIACEKTDSPLNALVSSLTPESAVDLRGRVVKNEKIKLGQLEIVLEDLNVLNAAPAVLPVTEESSLDLRLDWRFLDLRRPANHLIFRVQTTAEHAMRQFWLDQGFIEIHSPKFMGSASESGAELFKVEYFGGLAYLAQSPQFYKQMAMAAGFGRVFEIGPVFRANPSFTSRHDTEFTSVDVELSWIDSHDDVMQMEERWLQHVLQVIKDKHGTAIKEHFGVEVTVPTVPFPRITMTEAYEVLASRGHVIPPECEGDLDPEGERQVCAHVMEKTGHEFAFVTDYPIRVRPFYHMRHEHDSSLTKSFDLLWKGLEVTSGAQREHRYDQLVKQAQEKGLGLDPIKHYLDCFRYGCPPHGGYGFGLTRMLMVLLGIKNVREVTYLYRGPNRLAP; encoded by the coding sequence ATGGAAAGAACACTCGTCGGGGACCTCCCCAAAGCCGATGGTCAGACGGTCCGCGTGAAGGGATGGGTCCAGACGATCCGCGATCAGAAGCGGATGCAGTTCGTAATCGTCCGTGACCATTCTGGCATCGTCCAGATCGCATGCGAGAAGACCGACAGCCCCCTCAACGCCCTCGTCTCCAGCCTCACGCCGGAATCCGCGGTCGATCTGCGAGGGCGCGTGGTCAAGAACGAGAAGATCAAGCTGGGGCAGTTGGAAATCGTGTTGGAGGACCTCAACGTCCTCAATGCCGCCCCCGCCGTGCTTCCGGTCACGGAGGAGTCCTCGCTCGACCTCCGGCTCGACTGGCGGTTCCTCGATCTCCGCCGGCCCGCGAACCACCTGATCTTCCGGGTGCAGACGACGGCGGAGCACGCGATGCGGCAGTTCTGGCTCGATCAGGGTTTCATCGAGATCCACTCCCCGAAGTTCATGGGGAGCGCGAGCGAGTCCGGCGCGGAGTTGTTCAAGGTCGAGTACTTCGGCGGCCTTGCCTACCTCGCCCAGTCGCCGCAGTTCTACAAGCAGATGGCGATGGCCGCGGGCTTCGGGCGCGTGTTCGAGATTGGACCCGTGTTCCGTGCCAACCCGTCGTTCACCTCCCGTCATGACACGGAATTCACCAGCGTCGACGTCGAGCTCTCGTGGATCGATTCCCACGACGACGTCATGCAGATGGAGGAGCGGTGGCTGCAGCATGTGCTCCAGGTCATCAAGGACAAGCATGGCACGGCAATCAAGGAGCATTTCGGCGTGGAGGTGACGGTCCCGACCGTGCCGTTCCCACGCATCACGATGACCGAGGCGTACGAGGTCCTCGCGAGCCGGGGCCACGTGATCCCGCCGGAATGCGAAGGCGACCTGGATCCCGAAGGGGAGCGCCAGGTGTGCGCCCATGTCATGGAGAAGACCGGCCACGAATTCGCGTTCGTGACGGATTACCCCATCCGCGTCCGCCCGTTCTACCACATGCGGCACGAGCACGATTCTTCCCTCACGAAGAGCTTCGACCTCCTCTGGAAGGGGTTGGAGGTCACGTCGGGGGCCCAGCGTGAGCATCGGTACGACCAGCTCGTGAAACAGGCCCAGGAAAAGGGGTTGGGTCTCGACCCGATCAAGCACTACCTCGACTGCTTCCGCTACGGCTGCCCGCCGCACGGAGGATACGGGTTCGGCCTCACGCGCATGCTGATGGTGCTCCTCGGCATCAAGAACGTCCGCGAGGTGACCTATCTCTATCGCGGTCCGAACCGGCTCGCCCCGTGA